A single genomic interval of Halopelagius inordinatus harbors:
- the eif1A gene encoding translation initiation factor eIF-1A produces the protein MSEESGRRNLRMPNDDEVFAVVTQHLGGNHVRVRCADGETRLGRIPGRMKYRNWINEDDVVLVEPWSWQDEKANIEWRYSSEDAEQLRAEGHIQ, from the coding sequence GTGAGCGAAGAATCAGGGCGTCGGAACCTCCGAATGCCCAACGACGACGAAGTGTTCGCCGTCGTGACGCAGCACCTGGGTGGGAACCACGTGCGCGTCCGATGCGCGGACGGGGAGACTCGTCTCGGCCGGATTCCCGGTCGGATGAAGTACCGAAACTGGATCAACGAGGACGACGTCGTGCTCGTGGAGCCGTGGTCTTGGCAAGACGAGAAGGCCAACATCGAGTGGCGATACTCGAGCGAAGACGCAGAGCAACTCCGCGCCGAAGGCCACATTCAGTAA